The genomic stretch CATTTTAGATACCATCAAACAACTAGATGGAAAAAAGATTGTGGACATTGGTTGCGGTGAAGGTTGGTTGACGAGAGAAATGAAAAATTTGGGTTGGGAAGCAATGGGGTTGGATGCTACCGAGGTTTTGATCATGCAAGCGCGAAAGCAAAGTGACCAAAACTTTGAAGTGTTCACATTTGAAGAAATTATTGCAGAAAAAACCATCCCTAATGGAACTTTTGATGCCGCAGTGTTCAATTTTTGCCTATACCAAAAGAACGATATAAAAAAATTGTTGTCGAACACCCTCGATCAATTATCCAAAAATGGAACGGTCGTAGTCCAGACCCTGCACCCCTATTTTTTATTACAGAACAATTTGCCCTACAAAAGCCAATGGCTATCCGATTCATGGAAAGGGTTGCCCGGCAATTTTAAGGACGGGCATTCTTGGTATGCCAGAACTTTTGGGGATTGGATTTTGGAACTGAATCAAATTGAAAACAGCAATTTTGAATTCGTTGAAATTGTGAACGATGAAGAGAAACCTGTTTCCCTGATCATAAAAATCAACAAAGCATGAGCACATACAAAGTCTTGGGCCTAATGTCCGGAACTTCGCTGGATGGATTGGACATTGCCTATTGCCATATTTGGGAAGAGGATAACAAATGGAATTTTTCCATAAAAAATACCGCAGAAATCGACTATTCCGATGAGATGAGGGAGTATCTCAAAAATGCGATCCATCTTTCGGAGGAGGACCACGACCAGCTCCATAAGGATTATGGCATTTGGCTGGGGCAGCAATCCAAGTTATTTATTGATGAATTGGAGGAAGAGGTCGATTTTATTGCCAGTCATGGCCATACTTCGCATCACCGACCCGAAGAAGGCGTCACTTTTCAGTTGGGAGATGGGCAACTACTGGCAAACACATCGGGAAAACAGGTAGTCTGTGATTTTAGAACCAAGGACGTATCGCTGAAAGGCCAAGGAGCTCCACTGGTTCCTATTGGGGATAAATTACTTTTTCATGAGTATGATTTTTGCCTCAATTTGGGGGGCATCAGTAATATTTCTTTTGATAAGGACGGTGAGCGTATTGCCTACGATATCGGTTTGGCCAATATGCCGTTGAACTACATTACACATAAAATGGGCCTTGCCTACGATGCCGATGGAAAAATTGCGCGTTCAGGTAAGCTGGACAATTCTTTATTACAAAAACTGAACAGTTTAAAGTATTACACGCTTCCCTATCCAAAATCCACAGGCTATGAATGGTTCACTTCGGAAATTGTTCCATTGATAGAAGCTTCAAAAAGCTCCAACGAGGATCTCTTACATACTTTCATTCATCACAATTGTGAACAGATTGCATTGAGCGTCCGCAAGTACAAGAACAATAGTACATCCAACAGCAAACTTTTGGCAACAGGAGGCGGTGCCCTCAATCAATTTTTTATCGATACATTACAAAGTAAACTGGGTATTAGCATTGAAGTTGTAGTGCCAAACAAAACGTTGATCGCCTACAAAGAGGCTTTAGTCTTTGCATTAATGGGCGTACTCCGCTTGGAAGGAAAAACCAACGTACTGAAATCAGTTACCGGTGCCACTTCCGATTCGTGCAGTGGTGAAGTATTTTTTCCAATAAAAGATTAAGTCGTAACGACACGCTTCCTTTTCGGCCTGTTCACCAACAAGAAAATCGCCAGCGCGCACAGACCGCAAATGGCCAAACCTGCGAAGAGCGGCCAAACACTATCCTTTACAAATTCACCGATAAACGTTGCGATCGGTATGGAAAGCAAAGTGGACACAAAACCGTTGATGGCAGCGCCAATTCCTGCAATGTGTCCGATGGGTTCCATGGCAATGGAGCGGAAATTCCCCCACATAAACCCGAGACAGAAAAATTGCACGGACAAAAATGCAACCAATACATAAATACTGGGATTGGGCGAATTCAAAAACAAAACCGAATACAAGATGGCGACCGTACAAAACACAATAGTGGCCATCAAAGAAAGTTTTCGCATTCCAAAACGCATCACAAGGGTACCGTTCAAAAATGTGGAAAGTCCGATTGAAACCGCAAGTCCCGCAAAGATGTAAGGGAACATTTCCTTTAAGGCATATTGGTCTTCAAAAATATGTTGGGCCGAACTCAAATACACTAAAAATGCACCGGTGACCAAACCTGAAGTCAATGTAAAGGCAACGGTCTCCCTATATTTCACAAACTCCTTTATCCCATCAACAAAAACATGTCTTGTAAAGGGAATTTTATACTC from Flagellimonas oceani encodes the following:
- a CDS encoding anhydro-N-acetylmuramic acid kinase, with the translated sequence MSTYKVLGLMSGTSLDGLDIAYCHIWEEDNKWNFSIKNTAEIDYSDEMREYLKNAIHLSEEDHDQLHKDYGIWLGQQSKLFIDELEEEVDFIASHGHTSHHRPEEGVTFQLGDGQLLANTSGKQVVCDFRTKDVSLKGQGAPLVPIGDKLLFHEYDFCLNLGGISNISFDKDGERIAYDIGLANMPLNYITHKMGLAYDADGKIARSGKLDNSLLQKLNSLKYYTLPYPKSTGYEWFTSEIVPLIEASKSSNEDLLHTFIHHNCEQIALSVRKYKNNSTSNSKLLATGGGALNQFFIDTLQSKLGISIEVVVPNKTLIAYKEALVFALMGVLRLEGKTNVLKSVTGATSDSCSGEVFFPIKD
- a CDS encoding class I SAM-dependent methyltransferase, whose product is MSGEILDSWNRNAKEWIKIIQNNAIPSRKFTNPAILDTIKQLDGKKIVDIGCGEGWLTREMKNLGWEAMGLDATEVLIMQARKQSDQNFEVFTFEEIIAEKTIPNGTFDAAVFNFCLYQKNDIKKLLSNTLDQLSKNGTVVVQTLHPYFLLQNNLPYKSQWLSDSWKGLPGNFKDGHSWYARTFGDWILELNQIENSNFEFVEIVNDEEKPVSLIIKINKA
- a CDS encoding multidrug effflux MFS transporter — encoded protein: MEKLNQKPNFEFVAMMAALMSIVALAIDAILPAISNIGEAIKSTDSRDHQLLVTMIFLGLGVGQLFFGPLSDSYGRKPVVYMGFIIFLIASIICLYAPNLEIMVLGRILQGIGLSAPRTISISIIRDTYQGDYMAKIMSFVVAFFILVPVVAPAIGKLILDAAGWKAIFYVQMFFVLVVAVWFWKRQRETLHPEYKIPFTRHVFVDGIKEFVKYRETVAFTLTSGLVTGAFLVYLSSAQHIFEDQYALKEMFPYIFAGLAVSIGLSTFLNGTLVMRFGMRKLSLMATIVFCTVAILYSVLFLNSPNPSIYVLVAFLSVQFFCLGFMWGNFRSIAMEPIGHIAGIGAAINGFVSTLLSIPIATFIGEFVKDSVWPLFAGLAICGLCALAIFLLVNRPKRKRVVTT